ttaccctttttgacTACTGGAAATCCTGTAGGAGTGTGTGAACAAGCCCTTCCTGAAGGCCTGCTGAGTCAATCTCACTCCAAGTGCTTTGTGCACTTTTGATGACACATCCTCATCACCCTATACTCAGTAACAACATCCCATATTGAGACATTCCAGCTCCATGGCCAAATAGTTTTCTATGAGAAGACATTCCCATCACACATCATAGCAAGAGGTCCATGTCACCCAATTTCAAAGGGATCCAACTGTAGcagttatttcttgttattttgcaTATGTAGAAACTCATATTAAACATAAATCAGATTTATATCACAGTAtatctattacaattattattgttataatattgtttgtaATAGAAGCCATGTAATCAGTGTTATAAATCTATCGGTCACAGGTTCATGAGTTGTCCACTGtagttatttttgtgatttttgttgcGCACAGATGGCTCTGCTAGCGCTCAGCCACCAAAGAGTCAAATAGTAGGCTGTACATGCAATTAATTTCCTTATTCcttgaatatttgtttattataagaatgtctttcttttctaatgctattgatgtttatactgttaatattattattattgaccttatgattattataatgttattaatttgctaataacaataaaagaaaattacaaaatctTTAGGAAAATCAAGGAAGGActtaaacaggtgagataggtaagacatataattgactccttggtgactgatCACTTGCGgagccattattattgtcattgcttttGCTATTgactttgatatcattattatttgtgtctttttctaATCTATTGATTTGCCTCATTTTGGCAGTAGGCAAAACCACTAAAATAAAAGTGGTTATGAAGACCTCATAAACTTGTTCTGAATTAAACTTTTGCTTCTCACAGGGGCGGCATTTGGTGCTCGTCGAATGAATGTCCAAGGAAGAGTAATCTGTGTTGGTCTATGGGATACAGCTGGCAGTGAGAGGTATCAAGCCATGAGTCGGATTTATTACAGAGATGCTGGAGCTGCTGTAATATGTTACGATATAACAGAAATGGAAAGGTAATTTTCAGTTATTTACTATATGGAAGGAATTCAGTTATTCTTTTaaatggtgtttgtttgtttgccattTATTGCTATAAATTCTTTGATCAAAATGTTGAAACCTCAGAATCATGAAGTTAGATATCAGATagaatatattctatatgatatcTTATGTAGTTCATTGCttaattcttttcttctccttttcatttcaaCGCAACTTTTCATAAAGAAAATTCAACACGTGACAGAATCTTACTTGTCCTTTATTTAAATTGCTGGAACTAGAGCATGTTATGGTAATGGCTGATTATATTCTAACTTCCTGTAATCTGAAATAATTTagttaaattatcattttattatttttatacgaactatacattttcatatatttgttttatgtgtttccaTATGTTCATGTTTtgaatttttctgtttttgtgtaaGTGGATTGCACATTTTCTCAtccaattttttcctctttctcttttctttttctccatgtaGACCAGGACACTAATATGGTAAAGTCAGAAGGACTGAGCATGtccattatgatttttaaattatattttattttttactcaggTTTGTTTCTGATAAAATCTTTTATGTCTAGCATTGGCAGTTTTATCTCTATGAttaatgtatatgaaaattaaagGGTCTGATTTTAAGCTTTATGTGAAATATGTTTCAATTGGTAGTAAATTAGGCTGATCTTTAAAAATTGCTTATCCTAGTTTGGAACGAGCGAAGTACTGGGTAACAGAGGTGCAGAAGAATGAGGAAAGGTGCCACATATACCTGTGTGGCACCAAGCTTGACCTGGTTTTGGAAGAGCCCCAAGTGCGGCAGCTTGATTACCATGATGTTGTAGATTATGCTGACCAGGttggtattttattgtatttgtagTATTTTAGGAATGTGCCTGTTTTGGTTATACCAGTTCCAGacctcatttttctttatttagagACCTGGGGAGACATTTGCCTTGACAAAACAGGAAAGATTCATTTAAACCATGTCACATTTAATTGGAAACAAACACTTCCAAGTGTCATTTTCATTCAAAAACCTAGTTTGCAAGAGGGC
This genomic interval from Penaeus monodon isolate SGIC_2016 chromosome 37, NSTDA_Pmon_1, whole genome shotgun sequence contains the following:
- the LOC119596203 gene encoding ras-related protein Rab-24-like — encoded protein: MSGKVDLKVVMLGQAACGKTSLVERFIYNRFNNNYQATIGAAFGARRMNVQGRVICVGLWDTAGSERYQAMSRIYYRDAGAAVICYDITEMESLERAKYWVTEVQKNEERCHIYLCGTKLDLVLEEPQVRQLDYHDVVDYADQRPGETFALTKQERFI